In one Nicotiana tomentosiformis chromosome 6, ASM39032v3, whole genome shotgun sequence genomic region, the following are encoded:
- the LOC138894024 gene encoding uncharacterized protein: MDGAQPVVAAMPEPRLATAGEPQKLLDRWTRLHPLVFGGERYEDPQDFIDRCRDILHNMRILETHKVDFTTFQLEGRARRWWQSHLHGRPAGSSPLTLDQFTRLLLDRYIPPSHREELRFQFEQLQQGQMLVTDYEARFSKLYSHALMILSTKVERVQRFVTGLHFGIQATMAREVEMGTSYQLVVEIAQRIKGYRQRGREQML, from the coding sequence ATGgacggagcccagccagtggtagCAGCCATGCCTGAGCCCAGATTAGCTACggccggcgagccgcagaagctattggatagatggactaggctacatcctcttGTCTTCGGAGGTGAGCGATATGAGGATCcgcaggactttattgatcggtgcagggacatactgcacaatatgaggatattagAGACCCACAAggtggattttactactttccagctggagggcagggcccgtagatggtggcagtctcaTCTACatggcagaccagcaggttcttcTCCCTTGACTTTGGATCAGTTTACACGTCTTTtattggataggtatattccaccctctcatagggaagagttgcggtttcagtttgagcagctccagcagggtcaaatgTTAGTGAcagattatgaggcgagattctctaagttgtatagccatgcacttatgatactttctACTAAGGTGGAGAGAGTACAGAGGTTTGTTACGGGGTTGCACTtcggtattcaggccactatggcccgagaggttgagatggggacttcttaccaactggttgtggagatagctcagaggattaAGGGTTATCGTCAGCGGGGCCGAGAGCAGATGCTGTGA